One Pantoea trifolii DNA segment encodes these proteins:
- a CDS encoding FecCD family ABC transporter permease translates to MTNTSMLRWLCVMGISMVMCMLLAANFGAMPLSMRTLLRAPLSDMAWQIWINIRLPRVLLAVLLGMALAVSGAVMQGLFRNPLADPGLLGISSGAGLAVAISIVIPLGLPPLLALWLPTLAAFMGSLVVTLLIFSFSRLALGNLSRLLLVGIAINALCGAAVGVLSWLSNDQQLRQLALWGMGSLSAAQWPSLLVCAVLILPALMAIQLRARRLNLLQLGEEDAHYMGIDVKRTQRQLLVLSALLVGTAVAVSGIIGFVGLVVPHLMRFCLGSDHRWMLPGSALAGAILLLLADTLARTVVVPAEMPVGLLTSLLGGPWFLWLILREPKGDE, encoded by the coding sequence ATGACTAATACCTCCATGCTTCGCTGGCTGTGTGTGATGGGCATCAGCATGGTGATGTGTATGCTGCTGGCCGCCAACTTCGGCGCGATGCCGCTTTCAATGCGCACCTTGCTGCGTGCGCCGCTCAGCGATATGGCGTGGCAAATCTGGATCAACATCCGCCTGCCGCGCGTGCTGCTGGCGGTGCTGCTCGGCATGGCGTTGGCAGTGTCCGGCGCGGTGATGCAGGGATTGTTTCGCAATCCGCTGGCCGATCCCGGTTTGCTCGGCATCAGCAGCGGAGCGGGGTTGGCGGTGGCGATATCGATCGTTATCCCACTCGGCTTGCCGCCGCTGCTGGCGCTGTGGCTGCCAACTCTCGCTGCCTTTATGGGCAGTTTGGTGGTGACGCTGCTGATCTTCAGTTTTAGCCGTCTGGCGTTGGGAAATTTATCGCGCTTGCTGCTGGTCGGCATCGCCATCAATGCCTTATGTGGCGCGGCGGTTGGCGTGCTGTCGTGGCTGAGTAACGATCAGCAGCTGCGTCAGCTGGCGCTGTGGGGCATGGGCAGTTTAAGCGCGGCGCAGTGGCCGAGTTTGCTGGTGTGCGCAGTGCTGATTCTGCCGGCACTGATGGCGATTCAGCTGCGCGCGCGCCGTCTCAACTTGCTGCAACTCGGTGAAGAAGACGCGCATTACATGGGCATCGACGTAAAGCGCACGCAGCGTCAGCTGCTGGTGCTGAGTGCGTTGCTGGTGGGCACGGCCGTGGCGGTGAGCGGCATTATCGGCTTTGTCGGTTTAGTGGTGCCGCACCTGATGCGCTTCTGTCTCGGCAGCGATCATCGCTGGATGCTGCCGGGTTCGGCGCTGGCGGGCGCGATTTTGCTGCTGCTGGCCGATACGCTGGCGCGCACCGTGGTAGTGCCGGCGGAAATGCCGGTTGGCCTGTTAACCAGTCTGCTGGGCGGCCCGTGGTTTCTCTGGCTGATTCTGCGTGAGC
- a CDS encoding heme/hemin ABC transporter substrate-binding protein: protein MKKLLLLLTALALPAVAAERVISIGGDVTQIIYALGAQQDLVARDSTSQHPAQANKLPDIGYMRQLNAEGILALKPTLVLSSELAKPSLVLQQVEQAGVKVVDVTGKNSLDAIPEKIATIGKALHREDEANALIEKVNKQRAQISQQPLPVKVLFIMAHGGMRTQAAGAQTGADGAIRSAGLINAMAVVPHYQQLSQEGVVAAAPDLIVVGEDGLRTLGGEEKVWALPGLALTPAGQHRALLVVDEMALLSFGLDTPGAIVKLRRAAEAVKHD from the coding sequence ACTTCTGTTGCTGCTGACGGCGCTGGCGCTGCCGGCTGTAGCGGCCGAGCGGGTGATCTCGATTGGCGGCGACGTCACGCAGATCATCTACGCATTGGGTGCGCAGCAGGATCTGGTGGCGCGCGACAGCACCAGCCAGCATCCGGCGCAGGCCAACAAGCTGCCGGATATCGGTTATATGCGTCAGCTGAATGCCGAAGGGATTCTGGCGCTGAAGCCGACGCTGGTGCTGAGCAGCGAGCTGGCAAAACCGTCGCTGGTATTGCAGCAGGTGGAGCAGGCGGGCGTGAAGGTGGTGGATGTCACTGGAAAAAACAGCCTTGACGCCATCCCGGAAAAAATCGCCACCATCGGCAAGGCGCTGCATCGTGAAGATGAAGCCAACGCGCTGATCGAAAAGGTCAACAAACAACGCGCGCAGATCTCGCAACAACCGTTGCCAGTTAAAGTGCTGTTTATCATGGCGCACGGCGGCATGCGCACTCAGGCGGCAGGCGCGCAAACCGGCGCGGATGGCGCGATTCGCAGCGCTGGTCTGATCAACGCGATGGCGGTGGTGCCGCACTATCAGCAGCTGTCGCAGGAAGGCGTGGTCGCCGCCGCACCGGATTTGATCGTGGTGGGTGAAGATGGCCTGCGTACGCTGGGCGGCGAAGAGAAAGTGTGGGCGCTGCCCGGTTTGGCATTGACGCCAGCCGGTCAGCATCGCGCTTTACTGGTGGTTGATGAGATGGCGCTGCTGAGCTTTGGTCTTGATACGCCGGGCGCGATTGTGAAGTTGCGTCGTGCCGCTGAAGCAGTAAAACATGACTAA